The following proteins are encoded in a genomic region of Cryptomeria japonica chromosome 11, Sugi_1.0, whole genome shotgun sequence:
- the LOC131859939 gene encoding receptor-like protein kinase THESEUS 1: MGCPLFFILGIVVVLFGWTAAAETLSLDTSCPLTFTVGETKTYQICNKLSLGATLSYNYSVENGSLDIAFNAAPATSGGWVGWGINPKGLQMIGTQALIAFQSGNGSTVVHTYDVVSKSDALNPSNISFNVVEKRAVYNGSNGKITIFASLTLGFNQTSINHVWQIGGSISNLSPGIHSTDMADLNSLETLNLTSLGQLTDQRGGTSPFPPPGPGAVVNAPLSSHKSSSEGPVTGAVTGGVALLVLLALFCFIYRCYSRSRYVSSAPKHFTIAEMKKATNNFDESRILGVGGFGKVYEGEIDCGIQVAIKRGNLSAGQGMDEFRTEIEMLSKLRHRHLVSLIGYCEEKTEMILVYECMAKGTPSSHLYGNSDLIPLSWEERLKICIGAARGLHYLHTGAAQSIIHRDVKTTNILLDGNLVAKVSDFGISKFGPASDHTHVSTDVKGSFGYMDPEYYGSRHLTEKSDVYSFGVVLLEVLCARRALDNSLPPEQANIAKWALPYQRKGTLEQIIDSHLKGKINPEALKKYGEAAEKCLAEQGVDRPAMVDVLGSLEHITQLYHPATSAVGDESTSTNTAGHSSHVFPEAVFSELVNQNEGGN, from the exons atgggTTGTCCCCTGTTCTTCATATTGGGAATCGTTGTGGTGTTGTTTGGTTGGACTGCAGCTGCAGAGACTTTGAGTTTAGATACAAGTTGTCCATTAACATTCACAGTAGGTGAAACAAAAACCTATCAAATCTGCAACAAGCTGAGTTTAGGAGCTACCCTGTCATATAATTACAGTGTAGAGAATGGATCGCTAGACATAGCTTTCAATGCTGCCCCTGCTACTTCAGGGGGGTGGGTAGGTTGGGGGATAAATCCAAAGGGGCTACAAATGATTGGAACACAGGCTCTGATTGCCTTTCAATCTGGTAATGGCTCAACTGTAGTTCACACGTATGATGTTGTCTCTAAGTCTGATGCTTTGAATCCTTCAAATATTAGCTTCAATGTCGTTGAGAAGAGAGCTGTGTACAATGGTAGTAATGGGAAGATAACAATATTTGCGTCTCTGACACTTGGTTTCAATCAGACCAGTATCAATCACGTGTGGCAAATAGGCGGCTCAATCAGCAACTTGAGTCCTGGCATACACAGTACTGATATGGCCGATCTCAACAGTTTAGAGACGCTCAATCTCACGAGTCTCGGGCAACTCACTGACCAGAGAGGTGGCACCTCTCCTTTTCCTCCTCCG GGACCCGGTGCTGTAGTAAATGCTCCTCTAAGCTCTCACAAAAGCAGCAGCGAGGGTCCTGTGACTGGAGCCGTCACTGGAGGGGTGGCTTTGTTGGTTCTCCTTGctctattttgttttatttatcgGTGCTATAGTAGGTCAAGATACGTTTCATCTGCACCTAAGCATTTCACAATTGCTGAGATGAAGAAGGCTACTAATAATTTTGATGAGTCTCGAATTCTTGGTGTTGGAGGTTTTGGTAAAGTTTATGAAGGTGAGATTGACTGTGGTATCCAAGTTGCAATTAAGCGAGGGAACCTATCAGCAGGACAAGGCATGGATGAATTTCGAACAGAAATAGAAATGCTTTCTAAACTCAGGCACCGGCATTTGGTCTCTCTTATTGGTTATTGTGAAGAAAAAACTGAGATGATTTTAGTTTATGAATGCATGGCCAAGGGAACACCGAGCAGTCATCTATATGGAAATAGCGACTTGATTCCTTTATCCTGGGAAGAGCGACTAAAGATCTGTATTGGAGCTGCTCGCGGTCTTCATTATCTTCACACGGGTGCTGCTCAGTCAATTATACACCGAGACGTAAAGACAACAAACATACTTCTTGATGGAAACTTGGTTGCAAAGGTTTCagattttggaatatcaaaatttGGACCAGCTTCTGACCATACCCACGTTAGTACTGACGTCAAAGGCAGCTTTGGATATATGGACCCAGAATACTATGGCTCGCGGCATCTCACTGAGAAATCAGATGTTTATTCATTTGGTGTTGTGTTGCTTGAGGTATTGTGTGCACGTCGTGCTCTTGACAATTCACTTCCACCGGAACAAGCAAACATTGCTAAATGGGCTTTGCCTTATCAGAGAAAGGGAACGCTGGAGCAGATCATAGATTCTCATCTCAAAGGTAAAATTAATCCTGAAGCCCTTAAGAAGTATGGAGAGGCTGCTGAGAAATGCCTTGCCGAGCAAGGTGTTGATAGACCAGCTATGGTAGATGTGCTTGGGAGTTTAGAACATATCACCCAGCTATATCACCCAGCTACTTCTGCTGTTGGAGATGAAAGTACCTCAACAAACACAGCCGGCCATAGTTCGCATGTATTTCCAGAAGCTGTTTTTTCAGAGCTGGTGAATCAAAACGAGGGAGGTAATTGA